One Pyrus communis chromosome 13, drPyrComm1.1, whole genome shotgun sequence genomic window carries:
- the LOC137713986 gene encoding NAC domain-containing protein 83-like, which produces MDKFNFLGNGMTRLPPGFRFQPTDEELVFQYLRCKVFSCPLPASIIPEINVCLYDPWDLPGDLEQERYFFSNRESKYRNGNRANRVTSSGYWKATGVDKKIVSSRKNNIVGKKKTLVFYKGKSPNVSKTDWVMHEYCLVNAETTASIQTTENALTPKGNWVLCRVFLKKRSGKTDEEIMVNYNGIRVCDNASPVSSSSSCSSS; this is translated from the exons atggACAAGTTCAACTTTCTGGGAAATGGGATGACCAGATTGCCTCCTGGTTTCCGATTCCAGCCAACAGATGAAGAACTTGTCTTTCAGTACCTGAGATGCAAAGTCTTTTCATGCCCCCTTCCTGCTTCCATTATTCCTGAGATCAACGTTTGCCTGTATGATCCTTGGGATTTGCCAG GTGATTTGGAGCAAGAGAGGTATTTCTTCAGCAACAGAGAATCAAAATACCGGAATGGAAACCGAGCTAACAGGGTGACAAGTTCCGGTTACTGGAAAGCGACCGGCGTTGACAAAAAGATTGTATCTTCAAGGAAGAATAATATTGTGGGGAAGAAAAAGACTCTAGTTTTCTAcaaagggaagtctccaaatgtTTCTAAGACTGATTGGGTCATGCATGAATATTGCCTTGTCAATGCAGAAACCACAGCTTCCATTCAAACAACTGAG AATGCTTTAACCCCGAAAGGAAACTGGGTTTTGTGTCGCGTGTTTTTGAAGAAAAGAAGTGGCAAGACGGATGAGGAGATTATGGTGAATTACAATGGCATCAGAGTTTGCGATAATGCAAGTCCtgtatcttcttcttcatcttgttCGAGTTCCTAG
- the LOC137712314 gene encoding NAC domain-containing protein 30-like yields MEMESCVPPGFRFHPTEEELVGYYLKRKINSLHIDLDVIVDIDLYKIEPWDIQPRCRLGYSEQNEWYFFSHKDKKYPTGTRTNKATAAGFWKATGRDKAVLSKDNIIGMRKTLVFYKGRAPNGNKTDWIIHEYRLQTSEHAPPQASSSTSSIH; encoded by the exons ATGGAGATGGAATCTTGTGTTCCACCAGGCTTCAGATTTCACCCGACAGAAGAAGAACTTGTGGGTTACTACCTGAAAAGAAAGATCAACTCACTACATATTGACCTAGATGTCATCGTTGACATTGACCTATACAAAATCGAACCATGGGACATACAAC CGAGATGCAGGTTAGGTTACAGTGAACAGAACGAGTGGTACTTCTTCAGTCACAAAGACAAGAAGTACCCGACTGGAACGCGGACAAATAAAGCCACAGCTGCTGGATTCTGGAAGGCAACAGGAAGAGACAAGGCAGTGCTTTCAAAGGACAACATTATAGGAATGAGGAAGACCCTGGTGTTCTACAAGGGACGGGCACCTAACGGCAACAAAACCGACTGGATCATACATGAATATCGACTCCAAACTTCTGAACATGCACCCCCTCAGGCAAGTTCTTCAACATCGTCTATCCATTAA
- the LOC137711925 gene encoding uncharacterized protein: protein MGGQNSKLTPEAEAVPPRIRSLLQRRFEEMKSRSKARMLKAASTLSKKQLLKDGDQEEVDSSLLHSLQSSPESDKITRPKIPPTLENKSKVAPISPERDKGTKQADDENQNKEQIKRDGTECSVEDHKEPKGVNVYVGGVFAMEDTTEGEEEDEDNEGGIRRNNEFFMCPASPSFRVYCMEALEIENDSSKYDSTTDEDIKHKKSPSAASAHSNVDSVASMTDHHDGQVTKTKKKGRRRRRVKNGFGVKNLLNIKGCYYPGCSGGQDRATYLAEKSAAT from the exons ATGGGTGGCCAAAATTCAAAGCTCACACCAGAAGCCGAGGCTGTGCCTCCTCGAATCCGTTCCCTCTTGCAGAGGCGCTTCGAGGAGATGAAGAGCCGGTCCAAGGCACGAATGCTAAAAGCCGCTAGTACTCTCTCCAAGAAACAGCTACTTAAGGACGGTGATCAGGAGGAGGTTGATAGCTCTCTCCTTCATTCGCTGCAGTCATCACCAGAGTCTGACAAAATAACACGTCCGAAGATACCACCAACATTGGAGAACAAGTCCAAGGTTGCACCAATTTCGCCGGAGCGTGACAAAGGCACAAAACAGGCTGATGATGAGAACCAAAACAAGGAGCAGATCAAGAGAGATGGAACGGAATGTAGCGTTGAAGATCATAAAGAACCAAAGGGTGTGAACGTGTATGTAGGAGGGGTTTTTGCAATGGAGGACACCACAGAGGGAGAAGAAGAGGACGAAGATAATGAAGGTGGTATTAGAAGAAACAACGAATTTTTTATGTGCCCCGCGTCACCAAGTTTTAGAGTTTATTGCATGGAAGCTCTGGAAATTGAAAATGATAGCA GCAAGTATGACAGCACTACAGATGAGGATATCAAGCACAAGAAGTCGCCAAGTGCTGCGTCTGCACACAGCAATGTTGATAGCGTAGCGTCAATGACTGATCACCATGAT GGCCAGGTAACAAAGACgaagaagaaaggaaggagaaggagaagagtaAAAAATGGATTCGGCGTAAAGAATCTATTGAACATTAAAGGATGCTACTACCCAGGTTGCAGTGGTGGCCAAGACAGAGCCACCTATCTGGCCGAGAAATCTGCAGCCACTTGA
- the LOC137712913 gene encoding mitochondrial import inner membrane translocase subunit TIM8-like, translating to MDPSAMNNPELLNFINQEKERAMVNEMVGKLTNVCWDKCITSTPGSKFSSSESACLSNCARRYLDMSMIIMKRFQSMQ from the exons ATGGATCCTTCAGCAATGAACAACCCTGAACTGCTTAATTTCATCAAC CAAGAGAAGGAAAGAGCAATGGTGAACGAGATGGTAGGAAAGCTTACAAATGTATGTTGGGACAAGTGCATCACCAGTACCCCTGGGAGCAAGTTCAGTTCCAGTGAGTCCGCTTGCCTGTCGAACTGTGCCCGCCGGTATCTTGATATGAGTATGATTATTATGAAGCGTTTTCAGAGTATGCAATGA
- the LOC137712914 gene encoding probable protein S-acyltransferase 7, translating to MNAEPNHHLRHSPAGGAAAGGPELVRTYKTWKGSNIFFLGGRLIFGPDVRSLPLTVSLLTVPVAVFCIFVGRKLIDHLGISVIIAVCVWTLLVLVFLLLTSGRDPGIVPRNLNPPEPEDYDASIESGSSESQQSRFPRMKEVVINGITVKIKFCDTCMLYRPPRCSHCSICNNCVQRFDHHCPWVGQCIGLRNYRFFFMFVFSATLLCLYVQGFCWVYVVRIMHGEDISIWKALIKTPASIGLIIYSFIAFWFVGGLSMFHSYLISTNQSTYENFRYRYNGRENPFNKGTIKNFMEVFCTRISPSKNNFRAKVPKDPEVLPTPVGANFVSPVIGKAMSDIEMGRKPLWNDASRDMHDYEGQFSNDDGVNKDAAVSEADRSQDLSRSLRTESTERHVASQPRRSSWGRRSGSLDIAPEVLAFAAGVGDSRRVTDGNGINGKLTTDIGQSRTSL from the exons ATGAATGCGGAGCCGAATCACCACCTTCGGCACTCCCCTGCCGGCGGCGCTGCCGCTGGTGGGCCGGAGCTGGTCAGGACTTACAAGACCTGGAAAGGCAGCAAT ATATTTTTCCTTGGTGGAAGGCTTATATTTGGACCCGATGTCAGATCTCTTCCGTTAACAGTATCCCTCCTTACTGTGCCTGTTGCAGTTTTCTGCATCTTTGTAGGAAGAAAACTAATTGATCACTTGGGAATTTCAGTAATTATTGCTGTTTGTGTATGGACGCTACTT GTTTTGGTTTTTCTTCTACTAACCTCAGGAAGAGATCCTGGTATAGTACCTCGTAATCTTAACCCTCCAGAGCCAGAGGATTACGATGCGAGTATAGAGAGTGGGTCTAGTGAATCACAACAGTCACGTTTTCCACGCATGAAGGAAGTAGTTATCAATGGTATTACTGTGAAGATCAAGTTTTGCGACACCTGTATGCTTTACAGACCTCCTCGTTGTTCTCACTGTTCCATATGCAATAACTGCGTGCAGCGATTCGACCATCACTGCCCTTGGGTTGGCCAATGTATTGGATTG CGGAACTACAGGTTCTTCTTCATGTTCGTCTTCTCTGCAACTCTTCTTTGCTTATATGTACAAGGGTTTTGCTGGGTCTACGTTGTGAGGATCATGCACGGCGAGGATATATCAATTTGGAAGGCGCTAATTAAGACTCCCGCCTCCATTGGGCTCATTATTTACAGTTTCATTGCCTTTTGGTTTGTCGGCGGTCTTAGTATGTTCCACTCATATCTCATCAGTACAAACCAG TCTACCTATGAAAACTTTAGATACCGGTACAATGGACGAGAGAACCCATTCAACAAAGGGACAATTAAGAACTTCATGGAGGTATTCTGCACAAGAATTTCTCCATCCAAGAACAATTTCAGGGCAAAAGTTCCAAAAGATCCTGAAGTTCTTCCTACACCAGTCGGCGCCAATTTTGTTAGTCCTGTCATAGGgaaagccatgagtgacatagAGATGGGGAGGAAGCCATTATGGAATGACGCTTCAAGAGACATGCATGATTATGAAGGACAATTCAGCAACGATGATGGAGTAAACAAGGACGCTGCAGTGAGCGAGGCTGATAGGTCCCAAGATTTAAGCAGGAGTCTCCGAACAGAGAGCACAGAGAGACACGTTGCCTCACAACCTAGACGGTCTAGCTGGGGGAGGAGGAGTGGAAGTTTAGATATCGCGCCCGAAGTTCTTGCTTTTGCAGCTGGAGTTGGGGATTCAAGGCGGGTCACTGATGGAAATGGAATCAACGGCAAGTTGACAACAGACATTGGACAATCCCGTACAAGTTTGTAA